A stretch of the Lolium perenne isolate Kyuss_39 chromosome 3, Kyuss_2.0, whole genome shotgun sequence genome encodes the following:
- the LOC127318342 gene encoding uncharacterized protein isoform X1, which yields MIVIASLTAYVLPQPSYTEFVVQTPQAAMVQISLQRSLCTSQCSIYYQLHHVDGASRRWTSCRSQYSGFSFSARSPLNVLKTSSIINSSDPKNLYGSSPASRSGATRHLSGTIGVMGASSVLSLRFLEKLVYWSTRDGEETPPFVISNDPLVKKELLSSESSQLPSDCDTALGKLRKKRLVLEKSGASCIVMPCHFLHAWHDEVSQGCSVPFLHVGDSVLKELKAASFKPVEYGSNVRIGILATENTFTTNCYLDKLESQGFEVVRPDRASMEHVVLPSCSAFRKGDMEGARNLLQISLQLLLVQAVNTIILASDDFIGILPDDDPLLKKCIDPMDALVKDTIMCARTMRP from the exons ATGATTGTTATCGCTAGCTTGACAG CTTACGTTCTTCCCCAACCTTCCTACACAGAGTTTGTTGTTCAGACTCCACAGGCTGCCATGGTTCAGATTTCTCTACAGAG GAGCCTGTGCACATCTCAATGCTCCATCTATTATCAACTGCATCATGTGGATGGTGCAAGCAGAAGATGGACTTCTTGTAGATCCCAGTATTCGGGCTTTTCTTTTAGTGCCAGATCGCCTCTAAATGTTCTCAAGACCAGCAGCATTATCAACTCCTCTGACCCAAAGAATTTGTATGGGAGTTCCCCTGCTTCGAGAAGTGGCGCCACCCGTCATCTATCTGGCACAATAGGAGTAATGGGAGCATCTTCTGTTCTCTCTCTCAGATTTTTAGAGAAGCTTGTGTATTGGAGTACCCGAGATGGAGAAGAGACACCTCCTTTTGTCATCTCCAATGATCCGTTGGTCAAGAAAGAGTTATTGTCGTCTGAAAGCTCCCAACTTCCTTCTGACTGTGATACTGCACTTGGGAAGCTAAGGAAGAAGAGACTCGTCTTGGAGAAATCTGGAGCAAGCTGCATTGTAATGCCATGCCACTTCTTACATGCCTGGCACGATGAAGTTTCACAGGGTTGCTCAGTTCCTTTCCTCCATGTTGGTGATTCTGTTTTGAAGGAACTCAAAGCTGCAAGCTTTAAACCTGTTGAGTATGGAAGTAATGTTCGTATAGGAATTCTAGCTACCGAGAATACCTTCACGACCAACTGTTATCTTGATAAGCTGGAGAGCCAG GGTTTTGAGGTAGTTCGTCCAGATAGGGCTTCCATGGAGCACGTGGTGTTACCATCTTGCAGTGCATTTAGAAAGGGGGACATGGAAGGCGCGAGAAATCTGTTGCAAATATCACTCCAGCTTCTACTTGTGCAGGCTGTGAATACAATAATCCTTGCATCTGATGACTTCATTGGTATCTTGCCGGATGATGATCCGCTGCTCAAGAAATGTATCGACCCTATGGATGCTTTGGTCAAGGATACCATTATGTGCGCAAGAACAATGAGACCATGA
- the LOC127318342 gene encoding uncharacterized protein isoform X3, with translation MIVIASLTAYVLPQPSYTEFVVQTPQAAMVQISLQRSLCTSQCSIYYQLHHVDGASRRWTSCRSQYSGFSFSARSPLNVLKTSSIINSSDPKNLYGSSPASRSGATRHLSGTIGVMGASSVLSLRFLEKLVYWSTRDGEETPPFVISNDPLVKKELLSSESSQLPSDCDTALGKLRKKRLVLEKSGASCIVMPCHFLHAWHDEVSQGCSVPFLHVGDSVLKELKAASFKPVEYGSNVRIGILATENTFTTNCYLDKLESQAVNTIILASDDFIGILPDDDPLLKKCIDPMDALVKDTIMCARTMRP, from the exons ATGATTGTTATCGCTAGCTTGACAG CTTACGTTCTTCCCCAACCTTCCTACACAGAGTTTGTTGTTCAGACTCCACAGGCTGCCATGGTTCAGATTTCTCTACAGAG GAGCCTGTGCACATCTCAATGCTCCATCTATTATCAACTGCATCATGTGGATGGTGCAAGCAGAAGATGGACTTCTTGTAGATCCCAGTATTCGGGCTTTTCTTTTAGTGCCAGATCGCCTCTAAATGTTCTCAAGACCAGCAGCATTATCAACTCCTCTGACCCAAAGAATTTGTATGGGAGTTCCCCTGCTTCGAGAAGTGGCGCCACCCGTCATCTATCTGGCACAATAGGAGTAATGGGAGCATCTTCTGTTCTCTCTCTCAGATTTTTAGAGAAGCTTGTGTATTGGAGTACCCGAGATGGAGAAGAGACACCTCCTTTTGTCATCTCCAATGATCCGTTGGTCAAGAAAGAGTTATTGTCGTCTGAAAGCTCCCAACTTCCTTCTGACTGTGATACTGCACTTGGGAAGCTAAGGAAGAAGAGACTCGTCTTGGAGAAATCTGGAGCAAGCTGCATTGTAATGCCATGCCACTTCTTACATGCCTGGCACGATGAAGTTTCACAGGGTTGCTCAGTTCCTTTCCTCCATGTTGGTGATTCTGTTTTGAAGGAACTCAAAGCTGCAAGCTTTAAACCTGTTGAGTATGGAAGTAATGTTCGTATAGGAATTCTAGCTACCGAGAATACCTTCACGACCAACTGTTATCTTGATAAGCTGGAGAGCCAG GCTGTGAATACAATAATCCTTGCATCTGATGACTTCATTGGTATCTTGCCGGATGATGATCCGCTGCTCAAGAAATGTATCGACCCTATGGATGCTTTGGTCAAGGATACCATTATGTGCGCAAGAACAATGAGACCATGA
- the LOC127318342 gene encoding uncharacterized protein isoform X2 translates to MVQISLQRSLCTSQCSIYYQLHHVDGASRRWTSCRSQYSGFSFSARSPLNVLKTSSIINSSDPKNLYGSSPASRSGATRHLSGTIGVMGASSVLSLRFLEKLVYWSTRDGEETPPFVISNDPLVKKELLSSESSQLPSDCDTALGKLRKKRLVLEKSGASCIVMPCHFLHAWHDEVSQGCSVPFLHVGDSVLKELKAASFKPVEYGSNVRIGILATENTFTTNCYLDKLESQGFEVVRPDRASMEHVVLPSCSAFRKGDMEGARNLLQISLQLLLVQAVNTIILASDDFIGILPDDDPLLKKCIDPMDALVKDTIMCARTMRP, encoded by the exons ATGGTTCAGATTTCTCTACAGAG GAGCCTGTGCACATCTCAATGCTCCATCTATTATCAACTGCATCATGTGGATGGTGCAAGCAGAAGATGGACTTCTTGTAGATCCCAGTATTCGGGCTTTTCTTTTAGTGCCAGATCGCCTCTAAATGTTCTCAAGACCAGCAGCATTATCAACTCCTCTGACCCAAAGAATTTGTATGGGAGTTCCCCTGCTTCGAGAAGTGGCGCCACCCGTCATCTATCTGGCACAATAGGAGTAATGGGAGCATCTTCTGTTCTCTCTCTCAGATTTTTAGAGAAGCTTGTGTATTGGAGTACCCGAGATGGAGAAGAGACACCTCCTTTTGTCATCTCCAATGATCCGTTGGTCAAGAAAGAGTTATTGTCGTCTGAAAGCTCCCAACTTCCTTCTGACTGTGATACTGCACTTGGGAAGCTAAGGAAGAAGAGACTCGTCTTGGAGAAATCTGGAGCAAGCTGCATTGTAATGCCATGCCACTTCTTACATGCCTGGCACGATGAAGTTTCACAGGGTTGCTCAGTTCCTTTCCTCCATGTTGGTGATTCTGTTTTGAAGGAACTCAAAGCTGCAAGCTTTAAACCTGTTGAGTATGGAAGTAATGTTCGTATAGGAATTCTAGCTACCGAGAATACCTTCACGACCAACTGTTATCTTGATAAGCTGGAGAGCCAG GGTTTTGAGGTAGTTCGTCCAGATAGGGCTTCCATGGAGCACGTGGTGTTACCATCTTGCAGTGCATTTAGAAAGGGGGACATGGAAGGCGCGAGAAATCTGTTGCAAATATCACTCCAGCTTCTACTTGTGCAGGCTGTGAATACAATAATCCTTGCATCTGATGACTTCATTGGTATCTTGCCGGATGATGATCCGCTGCTCAAGAAATGTATCGACCCTATGGATGCTTTGGTCAAGGATACCATTATGTGCGCAAGAACAATGAGACCATGA